From Oncorhynchus nerka isolate Pitt River linkage group LG1, Oner_Uvic_2.0, whole genome shotgun sequence, the proteins below share one genomic window:
- the cobll1b gene encoding cordon-bleu protein-like 1b isoform X2 translates to MQLDMEENGSQGTRRRLSGSRVSTKSKAPSPPVSVKGLEGAGLSQRHSVSGYPLMTMDQKENLLEQDLTLVVVLPGGVEKMATVHGSKPMMDLLVMLCAKYHLNPSGHTIELVTTNRNHIKFKPNALIGALEAEKVLLKPKGMEEKSKKPGPQMPEATVRLVINYKKTQKTILRVSPRVPLEDLLPSICEKCEFDRQSTLLLRDAQSEDPLDLTCSLNDFAIREVYARDTKAMYSTDVPASPTTPTHQGHLDTIPPSKDKIQKEKENKGLFSLFRRSKKKPEQGMTASAPASPVFPSRPRPLSMSSLSAHSSTFNCSTMPSDMSKKRRAPLPPMLVSQSPPSNLSHRQRSISTSEPETQTDGDQMTTGLSRRTESSLKRTKRKAPPPPASPGVVVQDETLLDRGGQPTTLEEIVEQEETTASVILDSMSDVQEDNSSLNLSTADISVDSERTEGLSPSPDAPHAEMETSPLSESECPAGEDQSCDLSSDGKLVHSMVNNAECTVPMLSVGMDTSETEGAESPPCQAEEISDQTGLPCEDSTTQDGAKGECSTESSPTISPPAAQPVTQSTGTQASDQLDTDPSCDEPPAATSTPCLPAKASTSGAVVQKRDMSTSTEKLLTTSEPITPALSPSSAARRDQTSTQSAPAPPKPSNELTRDYIPKVGMTTYTIVPQKTLEKLRYFEVELTLESPYVALEKEVDIGSLELKEAEQLQVRTQQTELQSTVPREDYQSQQVHSTTTSESTVNGNLIESIHSPSTPTTIILARDDKIPSPASGGDQAGSIAEVKEMRIPPATKPKPGSFRLPQHKRTPGFYVTSAAVKRLSASPDAGQREAPGSVVAAAAGQALQPVGGSFPPPPPPVQWDEETSEGAEIVEVELRPKEEESRSVPPPRPSPVRAPPSPGLSLEKLRSFTAPKPYSPTTPSRFAQAVSSAVKRSQSLSTGSTSPSPCSPPFYPITSSFFVKDPKGTDGDKEPDVLPSSLSVPEPRKEE, encoded by the exons AGTGTCAACCAAAAGCAAGGCACCCTCTCCCCCAGTATCAGTGAAGGGCCTGGAAGGTGCAGGCCTCTCCCAGAGACACTCTGTATCAGGATATCCTCTGATGACCATGGACCAGAAGGAGAACCTACTTGAACAGGACCTGACTCTGGTTGTGGTTCTACCAGGCGGAGTGGAGAAGATGGCCACTGTCCATGGCAG caAGCCTATGATGGATTTGTTAGTCATGCTTTGTGCCAAGTACCACCTGAACCCATCAGGCCACACTATAGAGCTCGTCACCACCAACAGAAACCACATCAAGTTCAAACCCAACGCTTTGATCGGGGCCCTAGAGGCAGAGAAGGTTTTGCTCAAGCCCAAAGGAATGGAGGAAAAGAGTAAGAAGCCTGGCCCTCAGATGCCAGAG GCAACTGTCCGTCTGGTAATAAACTATAAAAAGACCCAGAAGACTATACTAAGAGTCAGCCCTCGAGTCCCCCTTGAAGACCTCTTACCATCTATTTGTGAGAAATGTGAATTTGACCGACAGAGCACACTTTTATTGAGAGATGCCCAATCTGAGGATCCTTTGGATTTGACCTGTTCTCTCAATGATTTTGCAATAAGGGAGGTTTATGCAAGGGACACAAAAG CTATGTACTCAACAGATGTACCTGCCTCACCTACTACACCAACTCACCAAGGTCATCTAG ATACCATTCCACCCAGCAAAGATAAAATACAGAAGGAGAAAGAAAACAAGGGATTGTTCAGTCTATTCAGGAGAAGTAAGAAGAAACCTGAGCAG GGAATGACTGCCAGTGCCCCGGCGTCCCCAGTCTTCCCTAGCAGGCCTCGACCTCTCAGCATGAGCTCACTCAGTGCCCACTCCTCCACATTCAACTGCAGCACCATGCCTTCTGACATGTCAAAGAAGAGACGGGCCCCTCTGCCACCAATGCTGGTGTCCCAGAGCCCCCCCTCTAACCTCAGCCATCGCCAGAGGTCCATCTCCACCTCGGAGCCCGAAACCCAAACGGATGGTGACCAG ATGACGACTGGTCTGAGTCGCAGAACAGAGTCTTCACTGAAGAGGACAAAGCGCAAGGCTCCTCCACCCCCCGCATCTCCTGGAGTGGTTGTCCAAGATGAAACTTTGCTAGATAGAG GTGGCCAACCTACTACACTGGAAGAGATCGTGGAGCAGGAGGAGACCACTGCCTCTGTGATCCTAGACTCTATGAGTGATGTCCAGGAGGACAACAGCAGCCTTAACCTGTCAACAGCAGATATCTCCGTGGACTCTGAGAGAACCgagggtctctctccatccccgGACGCCCCACATGCTGAGATGGAGACCTCCCCACTGTCTGAGAGCGAGTGCCCAGCGGGGGAAGATCAGTCTTGTGATCTGTCCTCAGATGGCAA ACTAGTCCACAGCATGGTGAACAACGCTGAGTGCACGGTTCCCATGCTGAGTGTGGggatggacacatctgaaacagAAGGTGCTG AAAGCCCTCCATGCCAAGCAGAGGAAATAAGTGACCAGACAGGTTTGCCATGTGAAGATTCCACAACACAAGATGGGGCCAAAGGTGAATGTAGTACTGAGAGCTCTCCTACTATCAGCCCACCAGCAGCCCAGCCAGTGACACAGAGCACAGGAACACAGGCCTCCGATCAACTGGACACTGACCCCTCCTGTGATGAACCACCAGCGGCCACCAGCACCCCCTGTCTCCCTGCCAAAGCCTCTACCTCTGGAGCGGTGGTCCAGAAGAGGGACATGTCCACATCCACAGAGAAGCTGCTGACCACTTCTGAACCCATCACACCTGCCTTATCTCCTTCCTCAGCAGCCCGTCGGGACCAAACATCCACTCAAAGTGCCCCGGCCCCACCGAAGCCATCCAATGAGCTGACCAGGGACTACATCCCCAAGGTGGGGATGACTACGTACACTATCGTGCCTCAGAAGACTCTGGAGAAACTGAGATACTTTGAGGTGGAGCTAACGTTGGAGTCCCCTTATGTGGCTCTAGAGAAGGAAGTAGATATTGGTTCACTTGAACTCAAAGAGGCTGAGCAGCTACAGGTCAGAACACAACAGACAGAGCTGCAGTCTACTGTACCTCGGGAAGACTATCAGTCTCAGCAAGTCCACAGCACTACTACTAGTGAGAGCACTGTAAATGGCAACCTGATCGAGTCTATTCACTCCCCCTCAACACCGACGACAATAATTCTTGCAAGAGATGACAAGATTCCATCCCCTGCTAGTGGTGGAGACCAAGCAGGCTCCATAGCAGAGGTCAAGGAGATGAGAATTCCACCCGCAACTAAACCCAAGCCTGGCTCTTTCCGCTTGCCACAGCACAAAAGAACACCTGGGTTTtacgttacctctgctgcagtgaAACGTTTGAGTGCCAGTCCTGACGCTGGCCAGAGGGAGGCTCCAGGCAgtgtagtggcagcagcagcagggcaggCCCTGCAGCCAGTAGGGGGCAgcttcccccctcctcctcctccggtgCAGTGGGACGAGGAGACATCAGAGGGCGCTGAGATAGTTGAGGTGGAGCTGAGGCCAAAGGAGGAAGAGAGCAGAAGTGTGCCCCCTCCACGGCCCAGTCCCGTCAGGGCGCCCCCATCCCCAGGACTGAGCCTGGAGAAATTGAGGAGTTTTACTGCTCCCAAACCCTACTCTCCTACTACCCCATCCCGCTTTGCCCAAGCTGTATCTTCGGCAGTCAAAAGGTCCCAGTCCTTATCCACTGGGTCCACCTCACCATCTCCTTGCTCGCCACCATTCTACCCAATCACAAGCAGCTTTTTTGTTAAAGATCCTAAAGGAACAGATGGGGATAAG
- the cobll1b gene encoding cordon-bleu protein-like 1b isoform X1 — protein MKVDSCSEGQGHSCPRDLVKHMQLDMEENGSQGTRRRLSGSRVSTKSKAPSPPVSVKGLEGAGLSQRHSVSGYPLMTMDQKENLLEQDLTLVVVLPGGVEKMATVHGSKPMMDLLVMLCAKYHLNPSGHTIELVTTNRNHIKFKPNALIGALEAEKVLLKPKGMEEKSKKPGPQMPEATVRLVINYKKTQKTILRVSPRVPLEDLLPSICEKCEFDRQSTLLLRDAQSEDPLDLTCSLNDFAIREVYARDTKAMYSTDVPASPTTPTHQGHLDTIPPSKDKIQKEKENKGLFSLFRRSKKKPEQGMTASAPASPVFPSRPRPLSMSSLSAHSSTFNCSTMPSDMSKKRRAPLPPMLVSQSPPSNLSHRQRSISTSEPETQTDGDQMTTGLSRRTESSLKRTKRKAPPPPASPGVVVQDETLLDRGGQPTTLEEIVEQEETTASVILDSMSDVQEDNSSLNLSTADISVDSERTEGLSPSPDAPHAEMETSPLSESECPAGEDQSCDLSSDGKLVHSMVNNAECTVPMLSVGMDTSETEGAESPPCQAEEISDQTGLPCEDSTTQDGAKGECSTESSPTISPPAAQPVTQSTGTQASDQLDTDPSCDEPPAATSTPCLPAKASTSGAVVQKRDMSTSTEKLLTTSEPITPALSPSSAARRDQTSTQSAPAPPKPSNELTRDYIPKVGMTTYTIVPQKTLEKLRYFEVELTLESPYVALEKEVDIGSLELKEAEQLQVRTQQTELQSTVPREDYQSQQVHSTTTSESTVNGNLIESIHSPSTPTTIILARDDKIPSPASGGDQAGSIAEVKEMRIPPATKPKPGSFRLPQHKRTPGFYVTSAAVKRLSASPDAGQREAPGSVVAAAAGQALQPVGGSFPPPPPPVQWDEETSEGAEIVEVELRPKEEESRSVPPPRPSPVRAPPSPGLSLEKLRSFTAPKPYSPTTPSRFAQAVSSAVKRSQSLSTGSTSPSPCSPPFYPITSSFFVKDPKGTDGDKEPDVLPSSLSVPEPRKEE, from the exons AGTGTCAACCAAAAGCAAGGCACCCTCTCCCCCAGTATCAGTGAAGGGCCTGGAAGGTGCAGGCCTCTCCCAGAGACACTCTGTATCAGGATATCCTCTGATGACCATGGACCAGAAGGAGAACCTACTTGAACAGGACCTGACTCTGGTTGTGGTTCTACCAGGCGGAGTGGAGAAGATGGCCACTGTCCATGGCAG caAGCCTATGATGGATTTGTTAGTCATGCTTTGTGCCAAGTACCACCTGAACCCATCAGGCCACACTATAGAGCTCGTCACCACCAACAGAAACCACATCAAGTTCAAACCCAACGCTTTGATCGGGGCCCTAGAGGCAGAGAAGGTTTTGCTCAAGCCCAAAGGAATGGAGGAAAAGAGTAAGAAGCCTGGCCCTCAGATGCCAGAG GCAACTGTCCGTCTGGTAATAAACTATAAAAAGACCCAGAAGACTATACTAAGAGTCAGCCCTCGAGTCCCCCTTGAAGACCTCTTACCATCTATTTGTGAGAAATGTGAATTTGACCGACAGAGCACACTTTTATTGAGAGATGCCCAATCTGAGGATCCTTTGGATTTGACCTGTTCTCTCAATGATTTTGCAATAAGGGAGGTTTATGCAAGGGACACAAAAG CTATGTACTCAACAGATGTACCTGCCTCACCTACTACACCAACTCACCAAGGTCATCTAG ATACCATTCCACCCAGCAAAGATAAAATACAGAAGGAGAAAGAAAACAAGGGATTGTTCAGTCTATTCAGGAGAAGTAAGAAGAAACCTGAGCAG GGAATGACTGCCAGTGCCCCGGCGTCCCCAGTCTTCCCTAGCAGGCCTCGACCTCTCAGCATGAGCTCACTCAGTGCCCACTCCTCCACATTCAACTGCAGCACCATGCCTTCTGACATGTCAAAGAAGAGACGGGCCCCTCTGCCACCAATGCTGGTGTCCCAGAGCCCCCCCTCTAACCTCAGCCATCGCCAGAGGTCCATCTCCACCTCGGAGCCCGAAACCCAAACGGATGGTGACCAG ATGACGACTGGTCTGAGTCGCAGAACAGAGTCTTCACTGAAGAGGACAAAGCGCAAGGCTCCTCCACCCCCCGCATCTCCTGGAGTGGTTGTCCAAGATGAAACTTTGCTAGATAGAG GTGGCCAACCTACTACACTGGAAGAGATCGTGGAGCAGGAGGAGACCACTGCCTCTGTGATCCTAGACTCTATGAGTGATGTCCAGGAGGACAACAGCAGCCTTAACCTGTCAACAGCAGATATCTCCGTGGACTCTGAGAGAACCgagggtctctctccatccccgGACGCCCCACATGCTGAGATGGAGACCTCCCCACTGTCTGAGAGCGAGTGCCCAGCGGGGGAAGATCAGTCTTGTGATCTGTCCTCAGATGGCAA ACTAGTCCACAGCATGGTGAACAACGCTGAGTGCACGGTTCCCATGCTGAGTGTGGggatggacacatctgaaacagAAGGTGCTG AAAGCCCTCCATGCCAAGCAGAGGAAATAAGTGACCAGACAGGTTTGCCATGTGAAGATTCCACAACACAAGATGGGGCCAAAGGTGAATGTAGTACTGAGAGCTCTCCTACTATCAGCCCACCAGCAGCCCAGCCAGTGACACAGAGCACAGGAACACAGGCCTCCGATCAACTGGACACTGACCCCTCCTGTGATGAACCACCAGCGGCCACCAGCACCCCCTGTCTCCCTGCCAAAGCCTCTACCTCTGGAGCGGTGGTCCAGAAGAGGGACATGTCCACATCCACAGAGAAGCTGCTGACCACTTCTGAACCCATCACACCTGCCTTATCTCCTTCCTCAGCAGCCCGTCGGGACCAAACATCCACTCAAAGTGCCCCGGCCCCACCGAAGCCATCCAATGAGCTGACCAGGGACTACATCCCCAAGGTGGGGATGACTACGTACACTATCGTGCCTCAGAAGACTCTGGAGAAACTGAGATACTTTGAGGTGGAGCTAACGTTGGAGTCCCCTTATGTGGCTCTAGAGAAGGAAGTAGATATTGGTTCACTTGAACTCAAAGAGGCTGAGCAGCTACAGGTCAGAACACAACAGACAGAGCTGCAGTCTACTGTACCTCGGGAAGACTATCAGTCTCAGCAAGTCCACAGCACTACTACTAGTGAGAGCACTGTAAATGGCAACCTGATCGAGTCTATTCACTCCCCCTCAACACCGACGACAATAATTCTTGCAAGAGATGACAAGATTCCATCCCCTGCTAGTGGTGGAGACCAAGCAGGCTCCATAGCAGAGGTCAAGGAGATGAGAATTCCACCCGCAACTAAACCCAAGCCTGGCTCTTTCCGCTTGCCACAGCACAAAAGAACACCTGGGTTTtacgttacctctgctgcagtgaAACGTTTGAGTGCCAGTCCTGACGCTGGCCAGAGGGAGGCTCCAGGCAgtgtagtggcagcagcagcagggcaggCCCTGCAGCCAGTAGGGGGCAgcttcccccctcctcctcctccggtgCAGTGGGACGAGGAGACATCAGAGGGCGCTGAGATAGTTGAGGTGGAGCTGAGGCCAAAGGAGGAAGAGAGCAGAAGTGTGCCCCCTCCACGGCCCAGTCCCGTCAGGGCGCCCCCATCCCCAGGACTGAGCCTGGAGAAATTGAGGAGTTTTACTGCTCCCAAACCCTACTCTCCTACTACCCCATCCCGCTTTGCCCAAGCTGTATCTTCGGCAGTCAAAAGGTCCCAGTCCTTATCCACTGGGTCCACCTCACCATCTCCTTGCTCGCCACCATTCTACCCAATCACAAGCAGCTTTTTTGTTAAAGATCCTAAAGGAACAGATGGGGATAAG
- the cobll1b gene encoding cordon-bleu protein-like 1b isoform X3 has product MTMDQKENLLEQDLTLVVVLPGGVEKMATVHGSKPMMDLLVMLCAKYHLNPSGHTIELVTTNRNHIKFKPNALIGALEAEKVLLKPKGMEEKSKKPGPQMPEATVRLVINYKKTQKTILRVSPRVPLEDLLPSICEKCEFDRQSTLLLRDAQSEDPLDLTCSLNDFAIREVYARDTKAMYSTDVPASPTTPTHQGHLDTIPPSKDKIQKEKENKGLFSLFRRSKKKPEQGMTASAPASPVFPSRPRPLSMSSLSAHSSTFNCSTMPSDMSKKRRAPLPPMLVSQSPPSNLSHRQRSISTSEPETQTDGDQMTTGLSRRTESSLKRTKRKAPPPPASPGVVVQDETLLDRGGQPTTLEEIVEQEETTASVILDSMSDVQEDNSSLNLSTADISVDSERTEGLSPSPDAPHAEMETSPLSESECPAGEDQSCDLSSDGKLVHSMVNNAECTVPMLSVGMDTSETEGAESPPCQAEEISDQTGLPCEDSTTQDGAKGECSTESSPTISPPAAQPVTQSTGTQASDQLDTDPSCDEPPAATSTPCLPAKASTSGAVVQKRDMSTSTEKLLTTSEPITPALSPSSAARRDQTSTQSAPAPPKPSNELTRDYIPKVGMTTYTIVPQKTLEKLRYFEVELTLESPYVALEKEVDIGSLELKEAEQLQVRTQQTELQSTVPREDYQSQQVHSTTTSESTVNGNLIESIHSPSTPTTIILARDDKIPSPASGGDQAGSIAEVKEMRIPPATKPKPGSFRLPQHKRTPGFYVTSAAVKRLSASPDAGQREAPGSVVAAAAGQALQPVGGSFPPPPPPVQWDEETSEGAEIVEVELRPKEEESRSVPPPRPSPVRAPPSPGLSLEKLRSFTAPKPYSPTTPSRFAQAVSSAVKRSQSLSTGSTSPSPCSPPFYPITSSFFVKDPKGTDGDKEPDVLPSSLSVPEPRKEE; this is encoded by the exons ATGACCATGGACCAGAAGGAGAACCTACTTGAACAGGACCTGACTCTGGTTGTGGTTCTACCAGGCGGAGTGGAGAAGATGGCCACTGTCCATGGCAG caAGCCTATGATGGATTTGTTAGTCATGCTTTGTGCCAAGTACCACCTGAACCCATCAGGCCACACTATAGAGCTCGTCACCACCAACAGAAACCACATCAAGTTCAAACCCAACGCTTTGATCGGGGCCCTAGAGGCAGAGAAGGTTTTGCTCAAGCCCAAAGGAATGGAGGAAAAGAGTAAGAAGCCTGGCCCTCAGATGCCAGAG GCAACTGTCCGTCTGGTAATAAACTATAAAAAGACCCAGAAGACTATACTAAGAGTCAGCCCTCGAGTCCCCCTTGAAGACCTCTTACCATCTATTTGTGAGAAATGTGAATTTGACCGACAGAGCACACTTTTATTGAGAGATGCCCAATCTGAGGATCCTTTGGATTTGACCTGTTCTCTCAATGATTTTGCAATAAGGGAGGTTTATGCAAGGGACACAAAAG CTATGTACTCAACAGATGTACCTGCCTCACCTACTACACCAACTCACCAAGGTCATCTAG ATACCATTCCACCCAGCAAAGATAAAATACAGAAGGAGAAAGAAAACAAGGGATTGTTCAGTCTATTCAGGAGAAGTAAGAAGAAACCTGAGCAG GGAATGACTGCCAGTGCCCCGGCGTCCCCAGTCTTCCCTAGCAGGCCTCGACCTCTCAGCATGAGCTCACTCAGTGCCCACTCCTCCACATTCAACTGCAGCACCATGCCTTCTGACATGTCAAAGAAGAGACGGGCCCCTCTGCCACCAATGCTGGTGTCCCAGAGCCCCCCCTCTAACCTCAGCCATCGCCAGAGGTCCATCTCCACCTCGGAGCCCGAAACCCAAACGGATGGTGACCAG ATGACGACTGGTCTGAGTCGCAGAACAGAGTCTTCACTGAAGAGGACAAAGCGCAAGGCTCCTCCACCCCCCGCATCTCCTGGAGTGGTTGTCCAAGATGAAACTTTGCTAGATAGAG GTGGCCAACCTACTACACTGGAAGAGATCGTGGAGCAGGAGGAGACCACTGCCTCTGTGATCCTAGACTCTATGAGTGATGTCCAGGAGGACAACAGCAGCCTTAACCTGTCAACAGCAGATATCTCCGTGGACTCTGAGAGAACCgagggtctctctccatccccgGACGCCCCACATGCTGAGATGGAGACCTCCCCACTGTCTGAGAGCGAGTGCCCAGCGGGGGAAGATCAGTCTTGTGATCTGTCCTCAGATGGCAA ACTAGTCCACAGCATGGTGAACAACGCTGAGTGCACGGTTCCCATGCTGAGTGTGGggatggacacatctgaaacagAAGGTGCTG AAAGCCCTCCATGCCAAGCAGAGGAAATAAGTGACCAGACAGGTTTGCCATGTGAAGATTCCACAACACAAGATGGGGCCAAAGGTGAATGTAGTACTGAGAGCTCTCCTACTATCAGCCCACCAGCAGCCCAGCCAGTGACACAGAGCACAGGAACACAGGCCTCCGATCAACTGGACACTGACCCCTCCTGTGATGAACCACCAGCGGCCACCAGCACCCCCTGTCTCCCTGCCAAAGCCTCTACCTCTGGAGCGGTGGTCCAGAAGAGGGACATGTCCACATCCACAGAGAAGCTGCTGACCACTTCTGAACCCATCACACCTGCCTTATCTCCTTCCTCAGCAGCCCGTCGGGACCAAACATCCACTCAAAGTGCCCCGGCCCCACCGAAGCCATCCAATGAGCTGACCAGGGACTACATCCCCAAGGTGGGGATGACTACGTACACTATCGTGCCTCAGAAGACTCTGGAGAAACTGAGATACTTTGAGGTGGAGCTAACGTTGGAGTCCCCTTATGTGGCTCTAGAGAAGGAAGTAGATATTGGTTCACTTGAACTCAAAGAGGCTGAGCAGCTACAGGTCAGAACACAACAGACAGAGCTGCAGTCTACTGTACCTCGGGAAGACTATCAGTCTCAGCAAGTCCACAGCACTACTACTAGTGAGAGCACTGTAAATGGCAACCTGATCGAGTCTATTCACTCCCCCTCAACACCGACGACAATAATTCTTGCAAGAGATGACAAGATTCCATCCCCTGCTAGTGGTGGAGACCAAGCAGGCTCCATAGCAGAGGTCAAGGAGATGAGAATTCCACCCGCAACTAAACCCAAGCCTGGCTCTTTCCGCTTGCCACAGCACAAAAGAACACCTGGGTTTtacgttacctctgctgcagtgaAACGTTTGAGTGCCAGTCCTGACGCTGGCCAGAGGGAGGCTCCAGGCAgtgtagtggcagcagcagcagggcaggCCCTGCAGCCAGTAGGGGGCAgcttcccccctcctcctcctccggtgCAGTGGGACGAGGAGACATCAGAGGGCGCTGAGATAGTTGAGGTGGAGCTGAGGCCAAAGGAGGAAGAGAGCAGAAGTGTGCCCCCTCCACGGCCCAGTCCCGTCAGGGCGCCCCCATCCCCAGGACTGAGCCTGGAGAAATTGAGGAGTTTTACTGCTCCCAAACCCTACTCTCCTACTACCCCATCCCGCTTTGCCCAAGCTGTATCTTCGGCAGTCAAAAGGTCCCAGTCCTTATCCACTGGGTCCACCTCACCATCTCCTTGCTCGCCACCATTCTACCCAATCACAAGCAGCTTTTTTGTTAAAGATCCTAAAGGAACAGATGGGGATAAG